The genomic stretch ataataataataataataataatgataatgaTGAACATGGCCAGGAGAGGAAAAATACCAGGGCCAATGTTTTGGTGGAGGGGAGAATTATTTTATCCAAACTACCAAATTTCCCAAACATGTTTGCAAGTTCATTTTCGGTAGCACCATAGGGCAAATTCTTGGCTAAAATTACATGGTTACTTCTTTTAATGCATCAACTTTACCCTTCGCAAGCTCCTCCAAAGCTTCCACGTTCACTCCAGCTTTTTTAAATGCATTTTTTGTTTCTGAAATCACTTGTGTTTCTCCCAGAGCAATACGTACAGCAAGATCATCAGCTTCTCGATCCAGTAAATCACTTTTACTAACACCATATTTCCGAGCAACATTTTCTACAATCTATTAACATCAACCAACACATGATTAAAATATGCATACATCTATAAATAAGAGAAAAAGCAACCTGCTATCAATAAAGAAACATACTGTATCAGGGCGCATGAACAGACTATTCCATGCTCTGGTATCTCCACTAGCTTCAGCTGCTTTCCTCTCTTCTTCTCTTCGTTGTTTGAGAGTTTTTGTTCCTTGATCCTTGGAAACATTGTTCCTACAACATGTAAACCATAAAATGACAATACATGATAATCCAATTTAACATCTTCCATGATGCAACATTATTCCTTACTCTTCATTGTTTGAACGTCTTGGTATAGCTGGCATAACATGTAATAATCTTCCCTGGAAGATTGAATTGTCTGACTCTTGCAACGCCCTGATAAACATTTTCATACACTTGCATAAATTACAATATAACAATAGTTGGTATAAATGAAGGTGAGAAAACAATTTCTATCCATCTAGCTGTTATTACCTGGCTGCAAAATCTGGAACTGTGAAATGAATATAAGCTATTCCCTTGGATCGTTTCGTTTCCTTATCAACAACTAAATGAACCTGTGAGACACCGCCAAACTGACTGAAATGCTCTTCCAGTTCCTCCTCCCTGTAACAGAGCAACAATAAAATgataaaaccaattaaaataaaaaaaatttaagatCAATTGAAAGATAATACTAACGTAAAATATTAGCTACCATAAGATATTCATTCTGTAGAAAAATACTAAATGGAAAAGCAGGAAAAACAATATGAAACATGGATCCATAAGAGAATTTGAGAAAGTACGTGGTCGTGTATGGCAGAGCAGGAAAAACAATATGAAACATTCATTCAGTCATAAGCTCACGTGACTTGTCGGAATCGGGATTATTTGGTAATCCAACTACTTTTCTGTCGCTTAAGATAGGATGGTTTGCAATTGATGTACCATCCGTATCTTTATTCAATGCTGCTTGGTTGTTACCATCATTGGATACAACTGAAGTGTCGTTTTCCCACAGCTTAGACTTTGCGCGAGGTTGCATGACATGAAGAAAATCTTGAAGCTTCGGGTCCTTGGGCTGAAAGGAACAAATTTGACAGTAAATTATGTTAGAGTCCATGCTAAAGCTAAGGAAATCCACAACGAAATGAATGATGGATGTAGATCCCTTGAATCACAGTTCTTGTCTGCCTGTTTTGTCTCCTTGCAGAAAACTTCTATTTACCACTTTTAAAATAAGTGCTGCGAGTTCCCCAACTAAACCGAACCAATGTTGGAAAACCGAAGATAGAATGTTTGTGATTTTCTAGCCAAGACTTGGTTGCGGGATCTACATTAACAAAGAAACAAAACCATATTTATTATAATTACAATGTAAATCAATATAATACTCAATATCATATGCGACGTACTCATGACACTCTCACCTGCAGGATATCCAGAACCAAAGTTCCTGTGTATATTATCAGCAGTCTCATCGAGCACCCAATCTCTTACAGCTCGGTCCCTCGTAACCTGAAAGGTTGGATTAAAGATTTTAAGTAAACAATAAAACATTATAGTATACTGATGTAGTTTTAGAAGAGAGTTAAATACCTTTGCAGCTATACTTGCACCACTGACAACAGGATGACAACAGGATAAAGACTATCAGCTTTCTTAGCAACCACAAATTTGATAGATGGGAAATTTTTAGACATTTTTACCTCATATTTCCCTGGATCTCCGACCGTATCAATATAAACCTGAAAAGCACAAATCATACATTACATTACATCTCTAATAATTCAATTATCTGCTTAACATTACTACCCAAGTACTTTAACAATAAAAGTTACAAAAGCCTCAATTTTCTCTTTCAGTAGCCGATTTTACCTCGGTTAGAAGCACTCCGATTTTGAGGACCCTATCAACGAGGCCCATAGCAGAGTCATGTGATATCTCATTCAAGTTTATCTTATTCCTGTTAGAGTTACAAAAATTACAAAACGGAAGAAACAACAATTTGAAATTCACCAGAACAGAAAAACAACAAAATCAAAAGCTAACTAACTAGGGTTTATAGATTTACTTCTTGAGCATTTTAGCAGAGAGTTCCTTTGGATCAATGACATCAACAACCCATCCAATAGAATCGTTGCCTTTCAAAGCTTCAAATAATTCCTCCCTCTTCTCTTCCTTCAGAGTCTTAGAATCTGTTTGAACAATCATTGGTGCCAAtttaattgattataaaataatcagaaaaaaaagagaatgaagTTGATTGAGAAAGTACCGGCGAAACTCAAAGTAGCTAGGGTTTTCTTGTAGGAGAGAGGACAGTATAAACAGCCATAGACCATAGGACCAAGAACGGGACCTCTTCCGGCTTCGTCGATTCCCATTATGCAAGGCTCCGATGCCCATTCTGGAACCATAGCTTCGGATCCCATTTTCGCACATATAATGGGGTTTAGGGGAAGAATCTTTCACACAGGATAAACAAGCTCTGATTGAGGGTTGGAAGAAGGGGGAGTGGATTTGGGAGAAAGAGAAGCAAGCTCTGATTGAGGGTTTGGGAGAAGAATGTAGGATTTTTAGGATTTGGGAGGGAATAACATTTTTTTCGTGACATGGAGGGAataaagactttagacagcgcttttggttttaattttttttttaatttaaagactttagacagcgctttatcaaaagcgctgactaaggtctatattaaaaagcgctttctaaaagcgctgactaaggtctatattaaaaagcgctttctaaaagcgctgtctaagggggggtcttagacagcgcttttagaaagcgctgtctaagacccccccttagacagcgctttcattatttttttggaacattttccgtgttttattttaattttaaccttagacagcgctttcttttaaaagcgctgtctaagatgcgctgttaaaagtcatttttggcgtagtgttgctagtgtagcggtgtattcatcactttatgatttattgactaaatcaaaagcaaagcatacaaagatagagtcgccaccgcacttctatttatccaaaggaatggctagaaagcgaacaaaagcctaagaaggtttacacaaagaaaactaataaaagatcagagatctgggtaagggggtaattatgttgtgggaaggtgttaggcacccacaacatcctaggtactcctagggaacctcttttcacaacttgttgtaaaattatttgtttatgaaattattttgtgcaaacattgattgaagggatgagagaagaatatacaaattttattatttttgtgtttgaatggatgaacccattgcctacgtaccttttcatgaaagataaggatcaaaacgccgtagttcggctaaaagatttccaaaaagtgagtggattgattttaaacaagagccttaaggtctttcattatcaacgggagaaaactcaacctgaaccaacaatccaccatgtgagaacaacttcaacgcgctagtgaggggttaaccctataataagcatggaagtcttacaattcaatcactaaggatgcggtgagatttacatcaaccactataataattcagatctatggctaatgtatgaaacTTATCTAGAAGTGGACGAGGGCCACAAAAAGCAATTaagtgagtgaaattaaccaattatgagtattcacaaagatggtcaaagttgacattagattcaattcagaagaagtattgtgaaaatgaagtttgaaaatcaaaggcctaaagcctaggtttctagttttgaaaacaagtgaaaatgtttgcacaaaagttttctggtttggattgcaaatgcaagtggaggttataaggaaacaaaaggtggggatgaggagtaaaacttcattagaagttcctctcttgagatgatatgtagatgatccaagcaagtaccatcctttggaatgAGCACAGGGCAAAAAGCAAATAAGCAAGCtcaaaggagcaacaaaactggaaatggattgccaataaatggtcttacgtccaactccgaaaacaaatgggaaatggagtgccaataaatggtcttacgtccaactccacaaagcaacatgggaaacagatagccaatcaatggtcttacatctaactccacaaaagaaacaaaataggaaacagatagccaatcaatggtcttacatctgactccacaaaagaacaaaataggaaacaaatagccaataaatggtcttacatctgactccacaaaagaacataagaaaggaaatggagtgccaatcaatggtcttatatccagctccccaaaaggaacatgaaacagatagccaatcaatggtcttacatctgactcctcaaacaaaacaaataacaaatgcaaaagcaaaatgctaataatatgcaaaagcaacatgaaggatgcacaagtaagcaaacaatcAAGCAATTAGCACTCTCTATACATAATCAAAAGGCTCAatcaaagttgggctttagtcaaggggtcatatcaaccttgacaaacaaaccaGATACTGGAAGGGGTGTcaggctcttaaccactgacattgaccgtcagggtgagcagatgaaatgggagatgagggttagacctcatagctcttaacccggcctgggtgagcttgaatcaatgaaggtgtgggagtccagaatgaggaactctattccacaatgactgactctatatacaagattttgggtgtttattcaaaatgcatcagcacgtagtgcgagcaagatgaaagactcaactgaatagcaggggatgggttgcacatcccttctatctgccaatgcctcttcacttaggaggtcttaatatgtaaccatgcctcattgaggtctttagcacaaaattaaacaatcaagaacatggcctcttaaggagggcttcagacaggtgcctgccaaagataacaggtcttccagactacatggagttaaagatattacctaagtggtatgccaaccacaagcaaagcaaagcaactcaagtaatgagttaaagctactaaggtacctgtaagaaaatcaaacaagtcaatattcacattcagacaaactaaacagacagtcaacagtcagacaaccaatatacacaatgtaagtcaaccactcaagtgagttagccatccaaggacctacaacacaatcaacattagttaaacaaagcaaattgtaGCTCAAGCAAAtagatcacatcatccattaggacttattgcatgaacctgaaaggcaaagctcaaattgtaagttcaaacccctagggcaaagcctagggtcaaaggtaaatcaaaaagtcaaaacagcaaccaatattcaacatgaagctcaattaatcaatcatgaacatgtcctaaaaaggaccaagttaaaagcatcaagcaaagtcatgtagtgagcaagagaagacaaagacaatttcaaagcacacaattggacgttaagaatcaaaattccatattaaaacagaaatgaaacaaacaatcctggaaatttttatgagcacACCACATGTTAaatacaatcatcatgccaaaaattagaatcaacagagttcaattgacctagaaatgaaaatacacaagtatgacatcaaattgtgtgacacacattgtcacaccatgcaatcatgtgtctaaaacagaaatggaaaatgagaaaaatgcacaatcaagcctcaaaggTCAAGCAACATGTTTGGAATCAGTgtgtaaaatttcatggcatttagatcattattgagcatttcacactAGAAAGAATGAAGCATAGTACATTTTGCACACATGATCAATCAACCAATCACAATTCAAATTCCAGagatgataaaatcatgaaatcacaaccaaaaaataatagacaaacacatgaacattttgcaaaaaattgggaattaattggatgtgttttcaatttttaatgattttttgaagttggaaaatatttgaaataaaatgtGGAAAATGTACCTGAAATTATGGAGGGAAAGAGGAAATGAATTAAGTTTTGAAAACAAATGCCGTATGCTGGAATCGAACCAGGTAGCAATTCAAAATAAGGCGCTGAACAAATAATATTCCAAAATGCAAAAGCCTGGAATCAAAGTGAGGGAAGGGCAAAACGATGCAGTTTCAATAATGCGCTGGCAACATCGTCAGCGGTCAAGCACATGTGGACGCGGTCAACTAAACCAGAGCCAATCAAAAGGACAAATGGATGCACGCATGGCACACACAAGGGACAAAACCCTAGCCAGCTCGTCCAGTTGCAGACGGCGGCTCCCTATTCACGCACGGCAGTTGgcgcggtggtttccaccgtcttcttcatgaagacggtggttgCTACAGTAACGTTAAccaaattttttccagaatttgcaaattTATACATCATTCGAACGCTTATGCAATGAGGAACATAGATCAAGCATTTTTTTGGCCAAATTCTTCATGAATTGTGAGAATCGAAGAAAAACGCATATGCATGTCAAACTTTAAACTCACGTATCTCATGCATTTCTCATCCGTTTTTCATGAATTTTATACCAGAATTTTCAGCGTGAGGAGATCTATCTAAACATGTGCATAACATCAAGAATTAAGAGGATCAAAtttttacctcttgaagagcagattaATGAAACAGTGAGTTCAATGCCTTGCAAGTGTCCAGATCAACTCCTGAGGTGATGTCTTGAAGCTTTATGAATGAATTGAAGCTTGGAgaggcttggatctagctcaaaaaTCAGTTTCCATTGccatgttcttgagcttcatgtgCTTGATTTCCACTCGAATCCTTCAAaccaaagcttgatctgcactaaatgaggatcagagaacaagaatatgccACCAAATCCAAGTGCTATGTGGAAGAATTTTGAATTTCAAtggagagaaaattttggagggaaaagaaatTTGGATCTAGAATCTGAAAATTCTGaacaattctgttaggatttggtatttatatggtctcctaatcatgctgaaaaatgtaattagcaatggttaattgaaattagcaaaaatgaggTGCATGAGCAAATTTGGAAAATGTGTGGTGCCATGCAAATTCTCACGTGAACAGTGCTATATGGATgatcaaattcacttaaaatcttccaatgaacacaatggcaatggtattttgcTCATAGAttgcaccaatttcaaatttgtcattttccctccaaaatggtcatgaatgagcaaatggtcatatgatgaaatttcatgcaatgtgatgaatgatttgaAAATTAGAGGTCATGacaagcaaaatgcaaaaagaggcactcattttggagttatgagtcaaaagttatggccttttgaagttccatgcacacttggcaataatttgatcatatctcctcaaccattcattagatgctcatgatcttggactttttggaaatgggagagagagatcttccACTTTCACgttggacaagatttcatttgaagcttctttgatgttggaaagttaagttgaagttggtccaaaaactttccatttttggaaacttgaaataagaggtcactttccattttgggaaatttttgacttgacctcaaaatcttcaatgtggatgtttgacatgatgaataggccttgtttgaacatgaatgagatgaagaaactcaatttcccAATTCAAAAACCAGAattgactttcagttgactggcattggtccttagatgacctgaaaattgcctgatgaacttgggcctttgccacttgggtaatttgctccaaaatggacctatagctcatataagctcaagataatgatgtgtggtcctcataccaagaaaataccatctgctcttgctcagaggaaaaccttgaattgcctgacctgttgactgcttaagctgcaagtaacaaaggttaatgacatatttttggtactttttggttagtaattaaaagaaaagcaatgatataaaatgcaatcaatgcttggtgatcaagaaccactctcaggaaagatcccacccacatggaaggaagcaaggtgtccaatgatccttgaggtttATGCAATGCActgctatgatgccatgagggatcttagggacaaaattggggtcttacagctagctagctttttctttgctttggagtgtggttgatacaccactgaggtagcttagccttctaactccatgtagtctggaatccctgtcacttttttggcaggcatttggctgaagtcctccttaagaggcaatgtttgtgattgtttatgtttgtgctaaagacctcaaagtgaggcatgttacttgttaggtcctcctaagtgaagaggaaattgacagatagaaggggCTAGTAGCCAGCcccctgttagtcgttgagtcgttcattatgctcgcactacatgctgatgctcttggacataacccaagatcttgtatagtgtcagtcaagtggaatagggtccctctttctggacccccacgctttctttgatttgagctcacccaggccagggttaagagcatgaggtctaatcctcattcccacatttcatcagcttcaccctaactctcaatgttagtggttaagagcttcaacatacccctacagttttggcttgtttgtcgaggttgatatgaccccttgactaaagcccaaccatttgtctgagcctcttgtttgtatatagagtgtgatgattgcttgtgtgtttgctgtttgattgacttgcttcctgtccgagttaggttctgattagatacctcaacctagggatattgtggattgcatgacaactattaggctcgagtcagtaTCCCTGTTAGTCTGTTTgcttccctggtctctggttaggagagagtttctcccctgttaaggggaactacgtcgccctgattctcataccagatgagatacgtaggcaggagatcgtgcgagatctct from Lathyrus oleraceus cultivar Zhongwan6 chromosome 7, CAAS_Psat_ZW6_1.0, whole genome shotgun sequence encodes the following:
- the LOC127102481 gene encoding uncharacterized protein LOC127102481, whose amino-acid sequence is MFHIVFPALPYTTTEEELEEHFSQFGGVSQVHLVVDKETKRSKGIAYIHFTVPDFAARALQESDNSIFQGRLLHVMPAIPRRSNNEENNVSKDQGTKTLKQRREEERKAAEASGDTRAWNSLFMRPDTIVENVARKYGVSKSDLLDREADDLAVRIALGETQVISETKNAFKKAGVNVEALEELAKGKVDALKEVTM